The nucleotide sequence GCCTCAACGACTGTTCAAAAATTTGCAACTTTTCAAGAATGGTTTCCTTCGTAACAACAGACGAGACTTTCGAAACAGGCACATGCCCCGAAACCAAAGCGACCCGTAAAGTATCGTTCAACAATATCATCAACGCCTTTTGTCCGTTCCCCAAGCGACGTTCAAGATACTCGGTATGTCCGGGAAAATCAAACTTATCGGACTGTATGGCATGTTTGTTTATGGGAGCCGTCAACAATACGTCTATCGAACCAGCTTCCATATCGGCAGCAGCTCGTTCAAGAGCGGCATAAGCAGCCTCCCCTCCTATTGCCGTAGCCTTTCCTATTTCCACTTTCACATCGTCGTCGACACAAGTAATCAAATTCACTTTATTTTCATCGGCTGCCGATGCATCGCTAATAATATTAAAATTAACAGCCGGAATATCGAGAGCCTTCCGGTGATAGGCGGCAACCTTAGCCGAACCATAGACGACAGGTGTACAAAGCTCCACGATATGTGGGTCGGACAATGTTTTGAGGATAACCTCATACCCTACTCCATTGATGTCACCCTGGGTAATTCCCACTTTTATTTTACATTTCATAACTCCAAATCTTTATAACTTAATTTTCTCGGCATACGATCGCCGACCTAATTTGAGCTCACTAAGGTAACAAAAATCCACGATATACCCTGCCGGATATAAGAACTATTTAAAACCCCGATTCTATTTCTTGTTTTTCTCGGCCGTAGACAACATACCGCAAGCCGCAAATATATCTTCTCCTCTCGAAGCCCGTATAGTCGCCACTACCCCACGGTTATTCAATCGATCCCGAAAAGCCTCCATCGATTGCATATCGGTACTTTTAAGAGTTACTCCCGGAATAGCATGAAACCGTATCAGGTTCACCCGGCAATCCATACCTTTCAACAAACAAGCCAATGCATCGGCATGATCCAAACTATCATTGTACCCGTTAAACAAAATATATTCGAAAGAAAGCCTACGTTGGTGAGAAAAGTCGCGCCGACGCAATAAATCCAAAACATCGGTCATCGGGAATGCTTTCTCCACAGGCATAATTCGCAAACGCTCCTCCGGGAAAGGAGAGTGAAGACTCACGGCCAAATGGCATCGGCTCTCATCGAGAAAACGACGTATGCCGTTCAAATGGCCTATCGTAGACACGGTGATTCGCTTCGGGCTCCATGCAAAACCCCATTCCGATGTAAGAACAGACAGAGCCCTCATCACCTCGTCGAGATTATCAAACGGTTCCCCCATACCCATAAATACCAGATTCGTCAGTTTATCGCTATACTCCACCGAAAGAATCTGATTAATTATTTCGGCAGAAGACAAGCTACGCTTAAAACCCTGTTTTCCGGTCATGCAAAAACTGCAATTCATCTTGCAGCCCACCTGCGACGACACACACAAAGTAGCCCTGTCGCGATCGGGAATATAAACCGTTTCCACAAAATCATCGCCTCCTACCCGAAAAAGATATTTTATCGTTCCATCGGTAGAACGAAGAGACTGAACCGGAGCCTCCCGGCCTATATCATAGCGCTGCGACAATAACTCCCGATGCTTCAACGAAAGGTTCGACATGCCCGCAATATGATCTATACGCTTTTCATAAAGCCACGAAGCTATCTGTTTCGCCGCGAAACGAGGCAGTCCGTTCACCTCGGCTACCGTCTGTAACTCCTCTAACGTTTTTCCCAACAAATGTTCCTTTTCCATAACTATCGAGAGATTCTACAACACAAATGCAAAGTGCGTGTATCGAGCCGATAGCCACGATATACGCACTCTGTGTTTATCAAAAAATCCGTTTATTAGAAGAAACGAATCATCGTATTTTCTATTTCCGCTTTATCCCGAAGAACTTCCATCAAGCGACTATTGATGAGATAGCCGTAATTCTGCTGAATCTTCTGAGTTTCTGTCTGGGCATCGAACGGTTGTTCCGAAACGGTTTTGTCCGTAACCGTAAACACATACACCCCTCTCGATCCCTTCACTGGACCTACGAGCTTTCCATTCTCCGAAACGGGAGCCAAACCGCTCAACACCGGTTCGTAACCGACACCTGCGATAGACGGGGAAGAGAAAGACACGAACTTGGCGCTATCCACTTGTGCCTTCATAACCTCGGCATATCCGGCCAAAGAATTGAGATTCTTCGATTTCAAGTCACCGATAATCTTCTCGGCTTTCTTATCGTTACGAATCTGCATAGCCAATATATCTTTCACTTGTTCCAGAGGAGCATATCCTTCTTTCGTAATGTTGTCAAGAGCAGCAACCACGAACGAGTTATCGAGAGTAAAGATTTCCGAAACCTCGCCTTTGTCGGCATTAAACGCCCAACGAATGGCTTGACGGGCATCATTGATTCCGGGTAATGAATAATCTTCGGCACTGCATTCATAGCTGTTAACCGTATATCCGGCCTCTTTTGCCCCCGTATTGAATTTCTCTGCATTATTATTGGCTGCACTATAAGAAGACAACTGGTTATAAAGAGCGGTATGAGTTTCTGTACTGGGATTGACAGCCAAAACATAAGCCGCTACTTTGGCTTTTTTCACCGGAGCCGTACGCGACAATATTTGTACAATGTGTTCCCCGCCCAAGCTCTCGGCCTTGAAATAACCGTTTCCATTCTCGCTAAATACTTTGTTGATGAAAGGTCTTCCCACGCTGGAAGCCATATTTTCCATTAACCAAATTTCATCATTCCCGTTGTATTTCGGAGCAAGTTCGGCGAAACTTCCTCCATGATTCAACACATTCAAAACGCTATCGATCTCTGTCGAACGGGGTTGAAACGAAAGCAAACGAACTTTGATCGAATCCGGGGCGACCTTCGTATCCATCAAACGATACATCGTATAAGTATCGTTTTCGAATTCCATCGGAGACGATTCATTTACACTGGCCGTTTGTGCAAATTTTTTCATTTTTTCGGGCATCGACGAAATAGCCACGAAAGAATCGTCATAAGACTCATCGGAATTATTGGCGATAAAAGCCACCACATCGTCCGTCGTAGCGAATACCGATTCGTTCATTTCTGCCTTTTCCTTAGCTTTGGCATAATCGGCCTCACTGGGTACGATATTTACCGTGATGTATTTGATCGAACGACGTTCGGGCGTTTTATAAAACGACTTCATCTTGTTGTATTCGGCTTTAAGCTCACCGTCGCTTACAGCGATCGTCGAATCGGCAATCGATGTATACGGTTGTAAAGCATAAGCTATATTGGCCGAAGTTTTATTATCCTCGAACGAATTTTCAAGATCCAGCTTATTCGGCATAATCGCACGATTCAATAAATTGGCAAATTTCTGAACGGCACGATTTTGTTTAACCTCCTGTTCGAGTCTGAGCCACATTTGGCGTTGAGGCTCTATTTGTGCGAGCAACTCCGGTGTATTGTATCCATGAGATTCCGGATCGAGAACCACCTGCATAAAATTAAGCAAGCCTTGACGGTCGAACTCTCCGGTTTGAGGATTCGTAAAATACTGGCGCACTTGCGGAGATATATTGTCACCGCTTAGCAAGTCGGCAAGTTCTTCTTTGCTGACAATGATTCCCAGTTCTTCAAGTTCCTCGCTCAACAATATTTCATTCACCATCTGGTCATAAACCTCTTGATTGATACGGGAAACATACCCTTCGGGCAAAGTCATTCCGCGTTGTCCATACATTTGTTGTAATTCATCTGTACGTACCTTTACACGTTCTTGAAATTCTTCGACTCCGATATTCGTCCCGTTCACGACAGCGACTTTGTTTTGATTCATGGCGTAGAAGGTATGTCCCGAATTCAGGAAGTCCCCTACGATAAAAGCGAGCAAGGCGACCCCTATAATTACCACGAGCAGGCCGGCTTTACTTCTGATTTTGTTTAACGTAGCCATTTGTTACTTTGAATGAATTTTAGTTTTATATTTTATTATTTTTTTATCCTCTTTTACTAAGGGCACGAAGATACAAAAATTTGGATTTATATCGGCAGCGAAAGTACAAAAAAATCTCTTATTTCTCTATTTTCATGCGTACAAGTTCTATTTTCGTAGCTTTTCGTTGTAAAATAGTAAACCGGTAATTCCCTATTTCCACGGTCTCTCCGAGCCTCGGCAATGTCTGATAATGATACAAGATATACCCGGCGATCGTGAGATAATCGTCCGATTCGGGAATATCCAATCCGAAATCCTCATTGATTCGCTCGATTTCCATACGTCCCGAAAACTCGAATTCGTCGTCGCTCACTTTACGGGCGACAAGATTTTGAGTATCATGTTCGTCCTCGATGTCTCCGAATATTTCCTCGACCAAATCTTCAAGAGTTACCAGTCCGGCAGTTCCCCCGAACTCATCGACCACAATAGCCAAACTTTTCTTCTGTTGCATCAAAGTGCGCATCAACTTATTGGCCAACATGCTCTCGGGAGCGAAAACAGCCGGGCGAATACTCTTTTTCCAATCCTCGTGCCGACGAAACATCTCCGATGCATGGATATATCCCAGAATATTATCGATATTCTCGCGATAAACCACCACTTTGGATATGCCGGTACTGATGAACGTTTGCAACAACTCCTCCACCGTAACCTCGTCGATATCCACAGCCACGAGTTCGGTACGGGGTATCATGCAATCCCGTAAATGAATATTCGAAAAGTCGAGAGCATTTTGGAATATTTTCATCTCCGGCTCCACCGGTTCGCCCGAATCAGATTCTTCTATACTTTTCTGGATAAACGAGTCAAGTTCTATCTTGCTCATCAGGGCTCCATAAGGTTGATGTGCGATCTTCACTCCCCCCAGTCTCATCACGCATTTGGAAACGACAGACGTAAACTTCGAAATCGGATATAAAACGACATAAAGCAACCACACGAAAGGAGAGAAAAAACGCATCGTCGCATTCGGGTTAACACGGAAAATCGTCTTGGGCAAAAATTCACCCACGAACAAAATTAACAAAGTGGACAGCAACGTCTGCATCAAAACGACAAAAGCCTCCTGATTCCACACCAAAGCTATGACCGGCTCCAAAAGAGCCGCCATGCCCATACCGTAAATAACCAAAGCTATATTATTGCCCACCAGCATGGTCGAGATAAACTGCTCCTCGTTTCCATAAAACAGCCCCAATATCTTCGACATCATGCCCTGCTGTTTCATATCCAGTTCAACCCGCACTTTATTCGACGACACGAAAGCAATCTCCATACCCGAAAAAAAGGCCGAGAAAAGCAACGCTATGATAATAATCAAAATCCAATTCATGGCTTTATCGCTTGTTTAGGAACGGCGACACTATCGACCTTCGCCGAATCGGGAGGGACAGAATCCCGCTTGATAGGGAATATACCGCTGGTACGACGGATTTTATACCGGGTCATCTGTTCGTTAGACGTAAACCCATACCCCTCGATGACTTCGTCCGGAGTTTCTATATGAATGAACGAATCGGAGTAAATCTCCCGTTTACGCTGATCCCAAAAGATTTGAGACGTAAGAAAAACCTCTTCTTTCGTATTCTCTATACGCACATTCCGGTCGAGCCGCCACAACTGTTTGTTCTTAAAATAAATAGCCGTATCGCCCTGAATAAGGGCCTCGGTAGCGAAAACAGAATCGAACTTCTCCACATGCAATCCCCGAGGGAAATACCAGTATGGCTCTTGGGCGTTCTCATACATCAACCATTCGGGAGCATTGATACGATACCTCGTCACACCCGAATCTGAAATAAGAGTCATGACATCGAGCGTACGCAACGTAGGAACTTCCGCGGCATCTTCGAATCCCTTCACCACTTCGTTCTTAGGCCCCGAACACGCACTCCACAACAAAGGAAAAGCGACAAACGCCACCACCCACAAACGGGAGATACTGATAAACCACCTATCGGTATTTTCTTTTTTTGCCATTCCAGATAAACTATGTCACAAAATTATAAATAGTTACACGGCTCTCCAAATAATCCCACGAAATTATCCTCTTGGCAAAGCCAATCCTTAAAACAGCAGAGGATTCACATTCCACTATCGGAAAGATATTTTAACCTCCCCCCTGCCGTGCCCCGCAGCCTTACGAGGAGCTACAAAACAACATAGGGAGAAAGACCACTTTTCAATCCTCTCCCCCTGTGTTCCTACAAGGAATATAGGGGGAGTGCCCGTAGGGCGAGGGGGTTAAAAAGACGGAGGGGTTAAAAAACAGCGACAGCAACAGAATCAAGTATCCCCTCCTCCTCTGTGTTTTGCACAGCAAAATATAGGGGAGGTGTCCGAAGGACGGAGGGGTTGAAAAACAGCGACAACAACAAACCGGGTATCACACTCCTCCCCTGCCGTGTCCCGCAGCCTTACGAGGAGCTACAAAACAACATAGGGAGAAAGACTACTTTTCAATCCTCTCCCCCTGTGTTCCTACAAGGAATATAGGGGGAGTGCCCATAGGGCGAGGGGGTTAAAAAGGGAGGGGGTTGAGAAAGAAATCAAAAGCACGGGGAAAATACCCGCCTTTATCGGGCGGTAAAGACACAAGGGATTAAAAAAACGCCCCGGTTCCCCGAGGCGTTTCCACACTATGGCTAATCATACAAATTATTTCACGATAAACGATTTTACCACAACTCCCTGCGACGTAGAGTATTGCAACATATAGCTGCCTTTCGAAAGATTCGAGACATCGACAGTCGTCACGTTATCGTCAATCTCACCGCTTTGCAACGCCATACCCGCCACGTTATAGATAGCATATTTGCCTTCGGCATAAGGTACTTCTATCGTAAGTACATCGGTGGCAGGAACCGGATAAATTTTAACATCTTCGGCAAGCACTTCGTCGATACCCGAAGTCGAAAGCTGCAAATCGAATTTCTTTTCATAAGAATTACGGCTTTCTTTATGAATCGCCTTGATATAAACAGTTTTGTGAACGGCTTTGTCCTCGATCAACTTTGTCGTATAGAGCTTACCGTCACGGACTTCGTAACTCGGTTCGGCATAAGTACCGCCGAATTGCATCATTCCTTTCAGTTCGAATTCATATTCGGCATCAGGCATGTCGCTCAATACCGTGACATCGGCGACTGCGACTCCCGCCGGAGTTCCTATTTTCACGCGAGTCGTACTCAGGCGTATGTCATACGGGGTTTCCGATTTCGGAGCCACCCCTACGACCACTCTATGATTATCGGGATAGGATCCTTGTACATGGTCTCCTAAGTTATCTAACGTGTAAAATCCATTATTTACACCTCCCCAGCCCCAATTTACATGGTAACTGGTAAATCCGTCCCAGCCGTCGAGGTTAAAACAGTGTCCCACTTGGTTCCCTTCGTTACCGGCATAGATGACCGCACGACCTCGTTTCAACTCGCTTTGAATAAGCTCGTGCCATTCATTGTCCTTTCCGGCATAATCTATGTCGCGAGAATAGGTCGTACATGTCTCCGGGAAACCGTAATAGTGTCTGAAATACCCCGGGATATTTTGTGTTATGGCTCCTGAACCGTCTGCACCGTATTCCATATCGATCAACACCCCGCAATGGTACAACAATCTGGCTACCTCGCTATAATTATTGGCTCCCGATAAAATCGCATCCCAATCATAATCGGGTTCGTTGTCGAAATTGACCGACAAAAAGCCGGCATTCGTCGATGTATAGGATTTCGTTCCCTGTCCCCGCAACGGATACCGCACTACGGTCAGAGCCTGCCCCATAGCTACGGCCACGCAACCGACGTAGGCTCGACCGCCCGGACCGCCGGACATTTGAGGACAAAGACTATTGTAAGGTGAATCTTGATTCCATGCTACTGTTATCAGCGGATCGATTCTATCCTCTGTCGCACGGCTTACGAGATCGCCCGCCCAACGATAATGACGTTGGAGAGCCGGGGTTTGACGAGCTATTTTTATTTGGTCGGTATATTCTTTCAACCAACCTTTTATCCATTCCGGTTGGCCTTCCGAAACATACTCGCTATCGAACGAATATCCCAATAAGGGATCTACGGTATCTTCGGCCGAAATCAAAGCCCACCCACCTTTTTCAAACCGAATGATATAATACATCGGCTCATTTCCTTGAAATATGGTTTCCACTTGGGCTTTACCGCTTTTAAACAGAACGCCGCCCCGTTGACTCAACAGCATATTGGCCGTCTCTACCGCCGTGCTTTCGGGCACTACCGCCGCATAATTCCCACCTATCCATGAGAAAAGCACTGCCACTAATAACAATAATCTATATTTCATAATCGGTTTTGGGTTTCGTTTTACAAATATATTTTTATATTGACTGACAAAAATAGGCAATCCGAATATATTCTGCAACAATTTAACATTTTCTATGTTTTTTATCCGACAAAATGAAGTATTTATTTTCTTTACACGGCAATACCCTCGTAACAAAAACAGAATTACCCCCACTCCCCCAATATTTCCGTAACAATATATAGGGAAACGCCCAACAGGGCAAGAGGGTTAAAACAGAGAAATACCACTTTCAATCCTCTCCCCTTGCCGTGCCCCGCAGCATTGCGGGGTGTCGCACAGCGATAGGGGAGGTGTCCGGAGGACGGAGGGGTTAAAAAACAGCGACAGCAACAAAATCAAGTATCAATCCTCTCCCCCTGTGTTCCTACAAGGAATATAGGGGGAGTGCCCATAGGGCGAGGGGGTTAAAATACAGCGACAGCAACAAAATCAAGTACCAATCCTCTCCCCCTGCCGTGCCTAGCAGCATTGCGGGACGCTACAAAACAATAGGAAGAAAAGGCTACTTCTCAACCCTCCTCCCCTGTGTTTTGCGCAGCAAAATATAGGGGAGGTGGCACGCAGTGACGGAGGGGTTAAAATACAGCGACAGCAACAAAATCAAGTACCAATCCTCTCCCCTGCCGTGTCCCGCAGCATTGCGGGGTGTCGCACAGCGATAGGGGGAGTGCCCGAAGGGCGAGGGGGTTAATAAACAGAGACAGCAACAAAATCAAGTATCAAACTCTCCCCTGCCGTGTCCCGTAGCATTACAGGGTGTTTTGCAACGCAAAATATAGGGGAGGTGGCACGCAGTGACGGAGGGGTTAAACCAGACAATCAAAAAATTCTTATGCTATCTTTTCAACCCCTCTTCTCCGGAACTTCGTTCCTTCGGTCTCTCCCCTATACCGCTACGCGACACAGGGGAGAAGGTTGAATAGTTCCCGCTCACCACATAAAAAATGCTAGACCATGAAAGAAAAAGAATCTCCCTTCCTCCTATATTCTGAAAAAAAATAGGAAAGTCAACTCTTAAAATAAGGATTCACGTTCCACTATCGAAAGGATATTTTAAAACTCCTCCCCTGCCGTGCCCAGCAGCCTTACGAGGTGTCGTATATAAAATCGAAGCAGAAGCGAAAGGGGAATACATCTCACCCTCCTCCTCTGTGTTTTGCGCAGCAAAATATAGGGGAGGTGTCCGGAGGACGGAGGGGTTAAAAAACAGCGACAGCAACAAAATCAAGTATCAAACTCTCCCCTGCCGTGTCCCGTAGCATTACGGGGTGTCACGTATAAAATCGAAGCAGAAGCGAAAGGGGAATACATCTCACCCTCCTCCTCTATGTTTTGCGCAGCAAAATATAGGGGAGGTGGCCGAAGGACGGAGGGGTTAGAAAAGAATAAAAAAAGAGTCGATGTCTAAAAGAGGAATAAGTAAATAAGGATAAATTTATGTTGCATCTTTATAATATCTATCAATCTGAATACAAGATAGATAAAAATTATTTATTACAAAATCGATAAATAATTAAGAAATCACTATAAACTAATTAAAAATATGCTTATATTTGTGTTGATACCGTAAATGGACTCGCGGTGGTATCGAACAGATATACCACGAGAGGAGGTTTTATATAGCCTCCGGTCCATGATGATGCAAATAGCGATTTGCATTAGGAGTCCATTTACAGTATCAATTACTCACTCATCAGGGTCGGAGGCTTTTTTATATAAAAAGCGATGACAAAATATTCTTTCTTACGGCTTAGATTATTAAGAACAATCCGGGAGTGGATTTGTTCAGCGAACATGATTGATATAGAACATTTTACAAAAATATTCTATTCACTCGGCGAAATCGATCGGTCTATTGTTAAAAAATACATACACGGAGATTCTATAAGAAACATCTCCCGATGTCTCGGCTATTCAGAGTCCTTTATTTACGAAAGGATATACAAATTTCACAAGAAAATACGAAAAGTTTCTCGTCACGAGAAGGCACAAGATTTCGACTAAATCCAGCTTCCGCAGATTTACTCTACAACGACAGACTCGGTACTGACAATAACAAAGCAGCCGATCTCTAAAAGACCGGCTGCTCAATAACTCTATCCTTAAAAGGATCAACGAATACTTTTCATTTTAAGATTTTGTCTGATAAGGGACTGCATATGAAGTTTTTCTGTTGCAGACAACGGTTTCATTTCCGACAATTTCATCTCGTTTTTCAACAACTTTATCGACGACGGGATATTAGTATTTGCGGCTGCGGCTTGAACAGATCCTTTAAAGAAGAGAGATGCATTCCACAAATCATACCACCCTAAGCTAAAATTGCTGTCACTGGGGTCGGCATCGGCATTAAAGCAATAAAGTCCACACCAACGATCTTGCGCATACACAACCTCGTCGCCTTGTGCTTTTTCAGCGAAGTTTACATATTCAAAATTATCGGTTTCACTCTCTGGAAGTCCTGCGAAAGTGAAAATAGCGTTAACCATTCCGACATTAGTTTCTACCTGCATAACTCCCATAATTTGTAAATCAGCAATTCTAAAACCATTATCGGTCACTTCGGCTTCCAGTTGATTGGGATACCCATCCTTAAAATAGAAATGGTCTATTACAAGAGTATCAGGATTATTTGCATGTTTTAATGAAAACTCAGTATCGAATCCCATAGGTGTACTTCCGGGTTGTTGTGTTTGAAGATCATATTGATAGAACAAGAATCCGAATGTACCTGTAAAATCACTTTCTTGTGCAGCGGTATACTCCCAATAAGGAGCCGCAACGGTTTGAGTTTCTTCATCGACGCCACCAACC is from Barnesiella intestinihominis YIT 11860 and encodes:
- the pdxA gene encoding 4-hydroxythreonine-4-phosphate dehydrogenase PdxA, which produces MKCKIKVGITQGDINGVGYEVILKTLSDPHIVELCTPVVYGSAKVAAYHRKALDIPAVNFNIISDASAADENKVNLITCVDDDVKVEIGKATAIGGEAAYAALERAAADMEAGSIDVLLTAPINKHAIQSDKFDFPGHTEYLERRLGNGQKALMILLNDTLRVALVSGHVPVSKVSSVVTKETILEKLQIFEQSLRQDFCVVKPRIAVLALNPHAGDDGLLGTEEIEIIKPAIQEANAKGMLCFGPYPADGFFGTGHYRQFDGVLAMYHDQGLAPFKAIAMEDGVNYTAGLPVVRTSPDHGTAYDIAGQNRADEQSFRHALYLAIDVFRNRSFYKEITASPLRKQYFDKSGDKEVLDLTSDTDKGE
- the rlmN gene encoding 23S rRNA (adenine(2503)-C(2))-methyltransferase RlmN, which encodes MEKEHLLGKTLEELQTVAEVNGLPRFAAKQIASWLYEKRIDHIAGMSNLSLKHRELLSQRYDIGREAPVQSLRSTDGTIKYLFRVGGDDFVETVYIPDRDRATLCVSSQVGCKMNCSFCMTGKQGFKRSLSSAEIINQILSVEYSDKLTNLVFMGMGEPFDNLDEVMRALSVLTSEWGFAWSPKRITVSTIGHLNGIRRFLDESRCHLAVSLHSPFPEERLRIMPVEKAFPMTDVLDLLRRRDFSHQRRLSFEYILFNGYNDSLDHADALACLLKGMDCRVNLIRFHAIPGVTLKSTDMQSMEAFRDRLNNRGVVATIRASRGEDIFAACGMLSTAEKNKK
- a CDS encoding SurA N-terminal domain-containing protein; protein product: MATLNKIRSKAGLLVVIIGVALLAFIVGDFLNSGHTFYAMNQNKVAVVNGTNIGVEEFQERVKVRTDELQQMYGQRGMTLPEGYVSRINQEVYDQMVNEILLSEELEELGIIVSKEELADLLSGDNISPQVRQYFTNPQTGEFDRQGLLNFMQVVLDPESHGYNTPELLAQIEPQRQMWLRLEQEVKQNRAVQKFANLLNRAIMPNKLDLENSFEDNKTSANIAYALQPYTSIADSTIAVSDGELKAEYNKMKSFYKTPERRSIKYITVNIVPSEADYAKAKEKAEMNESVFATTDDVVAFIANNSDESYDDSFVAISSMPEKMKKFAQTASVNESSPMEFENDTYTMYRLMDTKVAPDSIKVRLLSFQPRSTEIDSVLNVLNHGGSFAELAPKYNGNDEIWLMENMASSVGRPFINKVFSENGNGYFKAESLGGEHIVQILSRTAPVKKAKVAAYVLAVNPSTETHTALYNQLSSYSAANNNAEKFNTGAKEAGYTVNSYECSAEDYSLPGINDARQAIRWAFNADKGEVSEIFTLDNSFVVAALDNITKEGYAPLEQVKDILAMQIRNDKKAEKIIGDLKSKNLNSLAGYAEVMKAQVDSAKFVSFSSPSIAGVGYEPVLSGLAPVSENGKLVGPVKGSRGVYVFTVTDKTVSEQPFDAQTETQKIQQNYGYLINSRLMEVLRDKAEIENTMIRFF
- a CDS encoding hemolysin family protein, with the protein product MNWILIIIIALLFSAFFSGMEIAFVSSNKVRVELDMKQQGMMSKILGLFYGNEEQFISTMLVGNNIALVIYGMGMAALLEPVIALVWNQEAFVVLMQTLLSTLLILFVGEFLPKTIFRVNPNATMRFFSPFVWLLYVVLYPISKFTSVVSKCVMRLGGVKIAHQPYGALMSKIELDSFIQKSIEESDSGEPVEPEMKIFQNALDFSNIHLRDCMIPRTELVAVDIDEVTVEELLQTFISTGISKVVVYRENIDNILGYIHASEMFRRHEDWKKSIRPAVFAPESMLANKLMRTLMQQKKSLAIVVDEFGGTAGLVTLEDLVEEIFGDIEDEHDTQNLVARKVSDDEFEFSGRMEIERINEDFGLDIPESDDYLTIAGYILYHYQTLPRLGETVEIGNYRFTILQRKATKIELVRMKIEK
- the lptC gene encoding LPS export ABC transporter periplasmic protein LptC, which encodes MAKKENTDRWFISISRLWVVAFVAFPLLWSACSGPKNEVVKGFEDAAEVPTLRTLDVMTLISDSGVTRYRINAPEWLMYENAQEPYWYFPRGLHVEKFDSVFATEALIQGDTAIYFKNKQLWRLDRNVRIENTKEEVFLTSQIFWDQRKREIYSDSFIHIETPDEVIEGYGFTSNEQMTRYKIRRTSGIFPIKRDSVPPDSAKVDSVAVPKQAIKP
- a CDS encoding thiol protease/hemagglutinin PrtT, with protein sequence MKYRLLLLVAVLFSWIGGNYAAVVPESTAVETANMLLSQRGGVLFKSGKAQVETIFQGNEPMYYIIRFEKGGWALISAEDTVDPLLGYSFDSEYVSEGQPEWIKGWLKEYTDQIKIARQTPALQRHYRWAGDLVSRATEDRIDPLITVAWNQDSPYNSLCPQMSGGPGGRAYVGCVAVAMGQALTVVRYPLRGQGTKSYTSTNAGFLSVNFDNEPDYDWDAILSGANNYSEVARLLYHCGVLIDMEYGADGSGAITQNIPGYFRHYYGFPETCTTYSRDIDYAGKDNEWHELIQSELKRGRAVIYAGNEGNQVGHCFNLDGWDGFTSYHVNWGWGGVNNGFYTLDNLGDHVQGSYPDNHRVVVGVAPKSETPYDIRLSTTRVKIGTPAGVAVADVTVLSDMPDAEYEFELKGMMQFGGTYAEPSYEVRDGKLYTTKLIEDKAVHKTVYIKAIHKESRNSYEKKFDLQLSTSGIDEVLAEDVKIYPVPATDVLTIEVPYAEGKYAIYNVAGMALQSGEIDDNVTTVDVSNLSKGSYMLQYSTSQGVVVKSFIVK